A stretch of Plectropomus leopardus isolate mb chromosome 24, YSFRI_Pleo_2.0, whole genome shotgun sequence DNA encodes these proteins:
- the LOC121963006 gene encoding angio-associated migratory cell protein, producing the protein MDNTQENEIELHGDEEIIEVIDLNEAEPCPDDLADDLEDVDFEDAANAGDDEGWETEDEMEAEAEQDDSELTFSKHTGSVFCVSLDPATNSMAVTGGEDDKAFVWRVSDGEVLLECTGHKDSVTCAMFSHDSSMVASGDMSGMIKVWKVETKEEIWSFEVGDLEWLEWHPCAPVLLAGAHDGNVWMWKIPSGDCKTFQSSACQATSGKVLPDGKRAVVGYEDGTVRVWDLKQGNAIHVIKGQDGHQGALTCLACNKDGSLVLTGSVDGCAKLINTITGKVVGAYSVEGVKAKGSTDEEESNSVESVGFCNILPLVAVAYLDGALAIYDLSTHVLRHRCQHEAGIVHLQWEESSSVVSTCCLDGALRLWDARSGSMVSEYRGHTAEILDFTLNREASLAITASGDNQSKVFCLQRPDR; encoded by the exons ATGGATAACACGCAGGAAAATGAAATTGAGCTCCACGGAGATGAAGAAATTATCGAAGTCATCGATCTAAACGAGGCGGAGCCTTGTCCAG ATGACTTGGCTGATGACTTGGAGGATGTTGACTTCGAAGATGCCGCAAATGCAGGTGATGACGAAGGCTGGGAGACCGAGGATGAGATGGAAGCGGAGGCAGAGCAGGATGACAGCGAGCTCACCTTCTCCAAACACACTG GCTCAGTATTTTGCGTGAGTCTGGATCCTGCGACCAACAGCATGGCTGTGACCGGAGGAGAGGATGATAAGGCTTTTGTGTGGAGGGTGAGCGATGGAGAAGTTCTGTTGGAGTGCACAG GTCACAAAGACTCTGTGACGTGCGCTATGTTCAGTCACGACTCCTCCATGGTGGCTTCGGGTGACATGAGCGGCATGATTAAAGTGTGGAAAGTAGAAACCAAAGAGGAGATCTGGTCGTTCGAAGTGGGAGATCTGGAG TGGTTAGAGTGGCATCCCTGCGCTCCGGTGCTGCTGGCGGGAGCACACGACGGCAACGTGTGGATGTGGAAGATCCCTTCAGGAGACTGTAAAACCTTCCAGAGTTCTGCATGCCAGGCCACCAGCGGCAAAGTCCTCCCTGATG GTAAACGTGCTGTGGTGGGCTATGAGGATGGGACAGTGCGTGTGTGGGATCTGAAGCAGGGAAACGCCATACACGTCATCAAAG GTCAGGACGGACACCAGGGGGCACTGACCTGCCTGGCATGTAACAAGGACGGCTCTCTGGTGCTGACCGGTTCGGTGGACGGTTGTGCCAAACTCATCAACACCATCACAGGCAAG GTGGTGGGAGCGTACTCTGTGGAGGGGGTCAAAGCCAAAGGGTCAACAGACGAGGAAGAATCCAATTCTGTTGAATCTGTGGGATTCTGCAACAT TCTGCCTCTCGTGGCCGTGGCGTACCTGGACGGGGCTCTGGCTATATATGACCTGTCGACACATGTCCTGAGGCACAGGTGCCAACATGAG GCCGGCATCGTGCACCTGCAGTGGGAAGagtcttcttctgtggtgtccACTTGCTGCTTAGACGGAGCGCTGCGCTTATGGGACGCTCGTTCTGGCAGCATGGTGTCCGAGTACCGCGGCCACACTGCAGAGATCCTCGACTTCACCCTCAACAG GGAAGCGTCTCTCGCCATAACTGCCTCAGGAGACAACCAGTCAAAAGTCTTCTGCCTCCAAAGACCCGATCGGTAA